A window of the Isosphaera pallida ATCC 43644 genome harbors these coding sequences:
- a CDS encoding MBL fold metallo-hydrolase yields MIDHRPDSPPTLIEPVRSDADLVAEIAAERPQPGGATLWWLGQSGFLVKFPDLTLLIDPYLSESLTAKYAHTDRPHIRMTRAPLRPEQTAGLVDLVLCSHQHSDHLDPATVPEVLRVNPQAKLALPAALWDHALGLGLDPRRLIGLEDGTVIAVPGANLTIRAVPSAHETLERDHRGRHLFLGFVIESHEGALRFYHSGDTIRYDGLEQRLGPGPWDLLMLPINGRDPSRGVAGNMGIAEGLGLAANLRPRFLIPHHFEMFTFNTADRNEFLRRARQEGELPPEVQPVDLRCGQRWVCPPRRPSASVAASDDMGSV; encoded by the coding sequence ATGATCGACCACCGACCGGATTCCCCGCCAACCTTGATCGAGCCGGTTCGCTCCGACGCGGACCTTGTGGCCGAGATCGCCGCCGAGCGGCCCCAACCCGGCGGCGCGACCCTGTGGTGGCTGGGACAAAGTGGATTCCTCGTCAAGTTCCCTGACCTGACGCTGCTGATTGATCCGTACCTCTCGGAGTCGCTCACCGCTAAATACGCTCACACTGATCGTCCCCACATCCGTATGACCCGCGCTCCGTTGCGTCCCGAACAAACCGCCGGGCTAGTCGATCTCGTGTTGTGCAGTCACCAACATTCCGACCACCTCGATCCGGCCACGGTTCCCGAAGTCCTGCGAGTCAATCCCCAGGCCAAGCTGGCGTTGCCCGCGGCGCTTTGGGACCATGCCTTGGGTTTGGGGCTGGACCCGCGGCGTCTGATCGGCCTGGAGGATGGGACAGTGATCGCCGTTCCCGGAGCTAACCTGACGATACGGGCAGTACCCTCGGCCCATGAAACCTTGGAACGCGACCATCGGGGACGCCATTTGTTCCTGGGATTCGTTATCGAGTCCCACGAAGGGGCGTTGCGGTTCTACCACAGCGGCGACACGATACGTTACGACGGCCTGGAGCAACGGCTGGGACCCGGACCCTGGGACCTGCTCATGCTGCCGATCAACGGCCGCGATCCTTCTCGAGGAGTGGCTGGCAACATGGGGATCGCCGAGGGGTTGGGACTGGCGGCGAATCTGCGTCCCCGGTTTCTGATTCCACATCATTTCGAGATGTTCACCTTCAACACCGCCGACCGCAACGAATTCCTCCGCCGCGCCCGTCAGGAGGGGGAACTTCCTCCGGAGGTCCAGCCGGTGGATCTGCGTTGCGGTCAACGCTGGGTTTGCCCTCCCCGTCGGCCAAGCGCGTCCGTGGCAGCGTCCGACGATATGGGATCGGTCTGA
- a CDS encoding carboxypeptidase regulatory-like domain-containing protein, whose translation MSGCGGDPAFNPTTAVVIRDTKPTLGTPSAPAVTQAQPVAAASPSPAADSEPSNTETTTTAAATQTAEPAAETAAPAAEVKLDAGGDAFGTIKGRLVWKGGPPTPPVLVRQGDGSVKDAAVCSYKELIDRRFESGSSSNGVPHVFAYLTRPQGSNPVLMQQLLAQKPVVTIDQKYCEYIPFSAVYVVGQELELKSSDPVNHNVRYAPLANRAFNQILPPNGSTKVKLTSPERRPTELKCDIHPWMSGWFMALDHPFADVSDENGEFEIVGVPPGTQSLIISFPNGVFINEGRATGQKVVVKAGEVTDLGTIEVDPGLLK comes from the coding sequence GTGTCGGGTTGCGGGGGCGACCCTGCCTTCAATCCAACTACCGCGGTTGTGATCCGGGACACCAAGCCCACCTTGGGAACTCCCAGCGCTCCGGCGGTTACCCAAGCCCAGCCGGTCGCCGCAGCTTCCCCCTCCCCTGCGGCTGACTCTGAGCCATCCAACACCGAGACCACCACCACCGCCGCTGCAACCCAGACCGCTGAGCCTGCGGCTGAAACCGCTGCGCCCGCGGCCGAAGTCAAACTCGACGCCGGGGGAGACGCCTTTGGTACCATCAAGGGACGTCTGGTTTGGAAAGGTGGTCCTCCCACACCACCCGTGCTGGTCAGACAAGGTGACGGCTCGGTCAAGGACGCCGCCGTTTGCTCCTACAAGGAACTCATCGACCGTCGCTTTGAAAGCGGGTCCAGTTCTAATGGCGTTCCTCACGTCTTCGCCTATTTGACCCGCCCCCAGGGCAGCAACCCCGTTCTGATGCAACAACTGCTGGCGCAAAAGCCGGTGGTGACCATCGACCAGAAGTACTGCGAATACATCCCCTTCTCCGCCGTCTACGTCGTCGGTCAAGAACTGGAACTCAAATCCAGCGACCCAGTCAACCATAACGTCCGTTACGCTCCGCTGGCCAACCGAGCCTTCAACCAAATCCTGCCCCCCAACGGCTCCACCAAGGTCAAGCTGACCTCCCCCGAGCGTCGGCCCACCGAACTCAAGTGCGACATCCACCCCTGGATGAGCGGCTGGTTCATGGCGCTGGATCACCCCTTCGCCGACGTCTCCGACGAAAACGGCGAGTTCGAGATCGTCGGCGTGCCACCGGGCACTCAAAGCCTCATCATCTCTTTCCCCAACGGTGTCTTCATCAACGAAGGCCGCGCCACCGGCCAGAAGGTGGTGGTCAAAGCCGGGGAGGTCACCGACCTAGGGACCATCGAAGTGGATCCGGGTCTGCTCAAGTGA
- the xylB gene encoding xylulokinase, which produces MSVTLGIDIGTSGTKTLAIDATGTILASATANYPCDYPKPGWSEQHPELWWNATIQTIQQVMARANLKGEEIKGIGLSGQMHGSVFLDQSGRVIRPALLWNDQRTAAECAEIEEKVGGREALVRLVANPALTGFTAPKLLWVRRHEPAHWERVRQVLLPKDYIRYRLSGTFATEVSDASGTLMLDVANRRWSYELLGKLDLDPALLPACYESVEVSAQVSASAASETGLAAGTPIVGGGGDQPAGAIGNGIVRPGVVSATMGTSGVVFAHTSELGFDPLGRLQRGCHAVPGAYHVMGVVLSAGGSFQWFREEMADSEAHAGREHQVDPYELLTREAALAPPGCEGLVFLPYLTGERTPHFDPDARGGWIGLTVRHDRTHLIRAILEGVTFAMRDSLELIRAMGTEIREIRVSGGGAKSDLWRSIQANVYGCDVAIPNSTEGPAFGVALLAQVGAARSFNTIEEACDATIKTVDSTAVDPKVRKVYDQVYAVYRDLYPALRESNHRLAEIARATTSV; this is translated from the coding sequence ATGAGCGTGACTTTGGGAATCGACATCGGCACGTCGGGCACCAAAACCCTGGCGATCGACGCGACGGGTACAATCCTGGCCTCGGCGACGGCAAATTATCCGTGCGACTATCCCAAGCCGGGTTGGTCGGAACAACATCCCGAACTCTGGTGGAACGCCACGATCCAGACCATTCAACAGGTGATGGCGCGGGCCAATCTCAAAGGCGAGGAGATCAAGGGGATCGGTCTTTCGGGACAAATGCATGGATCGGTCTTTCTCGACCAATCAGGTCGGGTGATTCGGCCCGCCCTGCTTTGGAACGATCAACGCACCGCCGCGGAATGCGCCGAGATCGAAGAGAAGGTGGGGGGCCGTGAGGCTCTGGTGCGTCTCGTGGCCAATCCCGCGTTGACGGGGTTCACGGCTCCCAAGCTGCTGTGGGTTCGCCGTCACGAACCAGCGCACTGGGAGCGGGTTCGCCAGGTGCTGTTGCCCAAGGATTATATCCGTTACCGGCTCTCGGGCACCTTCGCCACCGAGGTGTCCGACGCCTCGGGCACGCTGATGCTGGATGTGGCCAACCGCCGTTGGAGTTACGAGTTGCTGGGCAAGCTCGATCTGGACCCAGCGCTGTTGCCGGCCTGTTATGAAAGCGTGGAGGTGTCCGCACAGGTGTCGGCGTCGGCGGCGTCGGAGACCGGGCTCGCCGCGGGCACGCCGATCGTGGGCGGGGGCGGCGATCAACCGGCAGGGGCGATTGGCAACGGAATCGTTCGTCCCGGCGTGGTCTCAGCCACGATGGGCACCTCAGGGGTGGTCTTCGCCCACACCTCCGAACTCGGCTTCGACCCGTTGGGACGCCTCCAACGCGGTTGCCACGCGGTTCCGGGAGCCTATCACGTCATGGGGGTGGTCCTGTCGGCCGGTGGCTCGTTCCAGTGGTTCCGCGAGGAAATGGCCGATTCCGAGGCGCACGCCGGACGCGAGCATCAGGTGGACCCCTACGAACTGCTTACCCGCGAGGCCGCTTTGGCTCCTCCGGGCTGCGAAGGTCTGGTCTTCCTCCCCTATCTCACTGGCGAACGCACCCCCCACTTCGACCCCGACGCCCGCGGCGGCTGGATCGGATTGACGGTCCGTCACGACCGCACCCATTTGATTCGCGCAATCCTCGAAGGCGTCACCTTCGCCATGCGCGACAGCTTGGAACTCATCCGTGCGATGGGGACTGAAATCCGGGAAATCCGCGTCTCAGGGGGTGGAGCCAAAAGCGACCTATGGCGATCGATTCAAGCCAACGTCTATGGTTGTGACGTGGCGATCCCCAACTCCACCGAGGGACCGGCCTTCGGTGTGGCGCTTCTCGCCCAGGTAGGGGCCGCCCGCAGCTTCAACACCATCGAGGAAGCCTGCGACGCCACCATCAAAACGGTCGATTCCACTGCGGTCGATCCGAAAGTCCGCAAGGTTTACGATCAGGTGTACGCCGTCTACCGCGATTTGTACCCAGCGCTTCGGGAGTCCAACCACCGGCTCGCCGAGATCGCCCGCGCGACCACTTCCGTCTAA
- a CDS encoding cobalamin-independent methionine synthase II family protein, which yields MRSDSTAPPAPLSRTVGSPARVVEVDRPTPLEATVIGSWSFPGWYEALTARIREQPDCFGPFDRAEAVEDATRLAIADQVAAGLQRITDGEMTRVDFNLGFYDLLEGLEPLPQERRWGPPAHDQRSKYRCVAPLSAPRGLGTLDEWDRIGRCLPPGTPVKLKMPVPGPFTLAGCIQGGAIYADRRAVTEALIPIVNTELKALVAHGVGFLQLDEPSFACHPGAAHDFLDVIERVLDGVEAYMSLHLCFGNYRARAVGWRSYRPLFPALGRARVNQLALEFASRELAELELLADLPDTMAVAVGVVDVKNTWVEPPELVADRLRRALAFLPPERLSATPDCGFSQTARHIARAKARSLALGAAQVRAEFRLD from the coding sequence ATGCGTTCCGATTCCACAGCTCCGCCCGCTCCCTTGTCCCGCACGGTCGGTTCACCAGCGCGGGTTGTCGAAGTGGATCGGCCAACGCCTTTGGAGGCGACGGTCATTGGCAGTTGGTCGTTCCCCGGCTGGTACGAGGCTCTAACAGCCCGTATCCGCGAGCAGCCCGACTGTTTCGGTCCCTTCGACCGGGCTGAGGCGGTCGAGGACGCCACTCGACTGGCCATTGCCGATCAGGTCGCCGCCGGTCTGCAACGTATCACCGACGGCGAAATGACCCGAGTGGACTTCAATCTGGGCTTCTATGACCTCCTCGAGGGGCTCGAGCCGCTTCCCCAAGAGCGACGCTGGGGCCCACCGGCCCACGATCAACGCTCCAAATATCGTTGCGTCGCCCCTTTGAGCGCCCCCCGCGGCCTGGGTACCCTCGACGAGTGGGATCGAATCGGCCGATGTTTGCCTCCCGGCACCCCGGTCAAGCTCAAAATGCCGGTCCCCGGTCCGTTCACCCTGGCCGGTTGCATTCAGGGAGGAGCGATTTACGCCGACCGTCGCGCCGTCACCGAAGCGCTCATTCCCATCGTCAACACCGAACTCAAAGCGCTGGTGGCCCACGGGGTCGGCTTCCTCCAACTCGACGAACCGAGTTTCGCCTGCCACCCCGGAGCCGCCCACGACTTCCTCGACGTGATCGAGCGGGTGCTAGACGGGGTCGAGGCTTACATGAGTTTGCATTTGTGCTTTGGCAACTATCGCGCCCGCGCGGTGGGCTGGCGGTCCTATCGGCCCTTGTTTCCAGCGCTCGGCCGCGCCAGGGTCAACCAACTGGCGCTAGAGTTCGCCAGCCGCGAGCTGGCCGAACTCGAATTACTTGCCGACCTTCCCGACACGATGGCGGTGGCCGTGGGCGTCGTTGATGTTAAGAACACTTGGGTCGAACCGCCCGAATTGGTGGCCGATCGCCTCAGGCGCGCCTTGGCGTTTCTCCCTCCCGAGCGGCTCTCGGCCACCCCCGATTGCGGCTTTTCCCAAACCGCCCGCCACATCGCCCGCGCCAAAGCCCGGTCGTTGGCGCTAGGGGCAGCTCAGGTCCGCGCGGAGTTCCGTCTGGATTGA
- a CDS encoding LptF/LptG family permease: protein MVPRIRILDRQRYWSFVKAYVICFSSLVGLYIVIHAFANVDEFGKAAPGLMGVVRAMGFYYLIRISQYYDQLCGVIAMMAAIFTVTFMQKDNQLVAMLAAGISTHRAIRPVLVCSVLVSLLAVINQELILPRFQTELSLKPDDDGKRPLPVSNLYDLNEIPIHGRKADRARRAMILNATLPIGLTGTLRELEARDALHIPHDHPTAPLKGGWLLRGATISPPLEEDEVGPLKKLSRHELNGFPPSTLSQAELGGSDEQSYFFFTNITFEMLTRDPKEWMQYASSGQLIAALGDPSNAADHLAISIQLHQRLLRPFLSLALLCAVLPSVLGGPNRNMFISLGYALGTTALFYGGLFLFQYLATRGAISPIDAAFAPLAVFSLLAAMRWSAIRT, encoded by the coding sequence ATGGTCCCGCGCATTCGCATCCTCGACCGCCAACGCTACTGGTCATTCGTCAAAGCCTACGTGATATGCTTCTCGTCGCTGGTCGGTCTTTATATTGTGATCCACGCCTTCGCCAACGTGGACGAGTTTGGTAAAGCGGCCCCTGGCCTCATGGGAGTGGTCCGGGCGATGGGCTTTTATTATCTTATCCGAATTAGTCAATATTACGACCAGCTTTGCGGGGTGATCGCAATGATGGCAGCGATCTTCACCGTGACCTTCATGCAGAAGGACAATCAGTTGGTCGCCATGCTCGCGGCCGGGATCAGCACTCACCGGGCGATTCGTCCAGTGTTGGTTTGCTCAGTGCTGGTTAGTCTCTTGGCGGTGATCAACCAGGAACTGATCCTGCCGCGGTTTCAAACCGAGCTTAGTCTCAAACCCGACGACGACGGCAAGCGTCCTCTGCCGGTCTCCAATCTCTACGACCTCAACGAGATTCCCATCCACGGCCGCAAGGCCGATCGCGCTCGGCGGGCCATGATCCTCAACGCCACCTTGCCGATCGGTTTGACCGGCACCCTCCGCGAACTGGAAGCCCGCGACGCCCTGCACATCCCTCACGACCATCCCACCGCGCCGCTCAAGGGAGGCTGGTTGCTCCGAGGGGCCACCATCTCACCTCCTCTAGAGGAGGACGAAGTTGGACCCCTCAAAAAGCTCAGTCGCCACGAGTTGAACGGATTCCCCCCCTCCACACTGAGCCAGGCCGAACTCGGCGGCAGCGATGAACAGAGTTATTTCTTCTTCACCAACATTACCTTCGAGATGCTCACCCGCGACCCCAAGGAGTGGATGCAGTACGCCTCCAGCGGCCAGTTGATCGCGGCGTTGGGAGATCCCTCCAACGCCGCCGACCATCTGGCAATCTCAATTCAGCTTCATCAGCGTCTGTTGCGCCCGTTTCTCTCGTTGGCCCTGCTCTGCGCGGTTCTGCCCAGCGTGCTGGGCGGACCAAACCGGAATATGTTTATTAGTTTGGGCTACGCACTGGGCACGACCGCGTTGTTCTATGGTGGTCTGTTTTTGTTCCAGTATTTGGCAACCCGTGGCGCGATTTCGCCCATCGACGCAGCCTTCGCGCCGTTGGCGGTTTTCAGCCTGCTCGCCGCGATGCGTTGGAGTGCAATTCGCACTTGA
- a CDS encoding AsmA-like C-terminal region-containing protein, translated as MSSSHDRGPSHAHDTPPPPRGSGPPRSHRRRGRRIAAVLAATTILVVVGLVVVALVMVPDWIARRIEAQIDARVRLDGWWIGPNGVGLTNLILEPLTPPVDAQDGDRIVAVDSIALQGRWGDLLAGRLSSTVLTLSGVKTTLRFDEEGHLLSPLPAFRESLDPQTDFTPPALIRLERADLTLIQGSRSEHFQPVALEATPGPRGWSLVGGLENERLGTWTLDGFINEDFSTIRLTARGRSLPLHRIYPTLPLAPPEIWDDFQPLSSLQSMLLEIVWDGSDGDAAGGENQGELSYRIEADLTESSWSFPRAAMTGRARDGGLLITPTTIELRSVTLDTLGGQLKVGGTLDLSRNPSPGTVRLSAINLDLQRVPDTWGLERFATSGRLSGEATVKLLWDDQGFDFTGSQGQAEIRNALIQNTPVRNLRVTLTAKDRQLTFDQGQTAPIASGEGWFLRLPETVQTQIKLDKVDLGRLARIAAGVGLDPGLAIQGRVSVEAKAVIPLRDLGDWTRYGLDGSIRLIEGQFDDLKLGPVTARVKLNDGLLELDDVVGTILDDHTQPNHTPHHTNIHINTDNNPRTNTDTNTNAEANAATQDREPPRNGFRVAIRASLKPNGRATIDLATRETPLPPGFLPGFTGRVSMIGQGSAPMTSLSNPSAWQAALEIKDANVSPPSLLASWTRQPLNAAAKLRLDQGQLVLEQARVLWAGQPLNGSGELGLTAPYNFTLRLTLTDWDVPRLAAQLAPQLAARRPEGQISATVDLTGQLDPPLVTTQGRALATQARLEGRALGPVSVAWRPLERVVENANPGTPATIASENLDPARSLAIEAELLGASWSLTAGPIATASKPDGEAPPRLDPAAAPASSPSPRWWSLVGTFRNLDVSRVALMARGDPPPHAGVTSAPLAGIASGSFRLVTDGGLPKGRLRIVANPLQFDALTLRAVDLNAVLSSDSLRYELSGDTLQGRFELRGDLPFNAEDAALALDGPKTASIRASELALGELLAVTGQSEILRKLTGRVNVAANLHLDLQTLSVRTGTVAEARDLGWDGSPPLGWIRATARSSPDRWRLDPLVGQFAGGKLVGNGEGNQRADGVWMNRLDLTLNQGDLSQLMTAFVDPSWGNRVKGRVNLDVRSRSVGSTWTGNGFVEAPQTRIASFPLNNARIEFDWRLGLEMVPPPLQITARRFAGSLAGGSVVGDFDWRSSGLPQSQSLDLNARFTEMNLAVLARSLPELPGNASGVLNGTLKLKQANERLSGDLNAELRQAMLFELPVFSQISDRVGLNRVGVFERGRLTSRIVTNGLLVESLELQGPVVQMAVTGTVGFDRRLDLEVLVSNNQIVTELSRVLIPRLPVINRLAGEGVGVLDNIIGVLSEQLLKFRVTGTLDDPRVTPDPTIRVTPRAARFFSELLNLPRNLIPLP; from the coding sequence ATGAGTTCGTCCCACGACCGCGGCCCGTCCCACGCCCACGATACCCCTCCTCCCCCCCGCGGGAGTGGACCGCCTCGGTCGCATCGGCGACGCGGGCGTCGGATCGCGGCTGTCCTGGCGGCGACCACCATTTTGGTGGTCGTCGGTCTCGTGGTCGTCGCGCTGGTCATGGTGCCGGATTGGATCGCGCGACGCATCGAGGCTCAGATCGACGCTCGGGTGCGACTGGATGGGTGGTGGATCGGTCCCAACGGAGTCGGCCTCACCAACCTCATTCTTGAACCACTCACCCCACCGGTGGACGCGCAAGACGGAGACCGCATCGTCGCGGTGGATTCGATCGCGCTTCAAGGGCGCTGGGGGGATCTGCTAGCCGGCCGTTTAAGTTCGACAGTGTTGACCCTCTCGGGTGTGAAAACCACCCTTCGTTTCGACGAGGAAGGTCACCTGCTCTCCCCTTTGCCAGCGTTCCGAGAGTCGCTCGACCCCCAGACCGACTTCACACCGCCGGCCTTGATCCGCCTGGAACGGGCTGATCTGACCTTGATCCAGGGGAGTCGTTCAGAACACTTCCAACCGGTCGCTCTGGAAGCCACTCCAGGACCACGGGGCTGGTCACTTGTCGGTGGCTTAGAGAACGAACGTCTAGGAACCTGGACACTCGACGGGTTCATCAATGAGGACTTCTCAACGATCCGCCTCACCGCCCGCGGGCGATCCCTCCCGCTGCATCGCATTTATCCCACCCTGCCCCTGGCTCCTCCCGAAATTTGGGACGACTTTCAACCGTTGAGTTCCCTTCAATCTATGCTTCTTGAGATTGTCTGGGATGGGTCGGATGGCGACGCGGCCGGCGGCGAAAATCAGGGCGAGCTGTCTTATCGCATCGAGGCCGATCTGACCGAGAGTTCCTGGTCCTTCCCCCGCGCGGCGATGACAGGACGGGCGCGGGACGGCGGCTTATTGATCACCCCAACGACAATCGAACTGCGAAGCGTGACTCTGGACACCCTGGGCGGTCAATTGAAGGTTGGCGGAACTCTCGATCTGTCTCGAAACCCCAGTCCGGGAACGGTGCGTCTCAGCGCGATCAATCTCGACTTGCAACGGGTTCCCGACACCTGGGGTCTGGAGCGTTTCGCCACGTCCGGACGACTCAGCGGCGAAGCGACCGTGAAACTGCTGTGGGACGACCAAGGGTTTGACTTCACCGGCTCCCAGGGCCAAGCCGAGATCCGCAACGCTCTCATCCAAAACACCCCGGTTCGCAACCTTCGAGTGACCCTCACCGCCAAAGACCGCCAATTGACATTCGATCAAGGTCAAACCGCGCCCATCGCCTCGGGCGAAGGTTGGTTCCTCCGACTACCCGAAACCGTCCAGACCCAAATCAAGCTCGACAAGGTAGACCTGGGGCGATTGGCTCGGATCGCGGCCGGTGTGGGTTTGGATCCTGGCCTCGCCATCCAGGGTCGGGTCTCGGTGGAGGCCAAGGCGGTCATCCCCTTACGCGACCTGGGAGATTGGACCCGTTACGGCCTGGACGGGTCGATCCGGTTGATCGAAGGCCAATTCGATGATTTGAAGCTTGGTCCTGTCACCGCTCGCGTTAAACTCAACGACGGCCTCCTGGAACTCGACGACGTGGTCGGCACCATCCTCGACGACCACACCCAACCCAACCACACCCCGCATCATACCAATATCCACATCAATACAGACAACAACCCGAGAACCAATACTGACACCAACACCAACGCTGAGGCCAATGCAGCCACCCAAGACCGAGAGCCGCCCCGCAACGGCTTTCGCGTGGCGATTCGAGCCTCGCTCAAGCCCAACGGCCGCGCCACGATCGACTTGGCGACCCGTGAGACTCCCCTTCCTCCCGGGTTTCTGCCTGGATTCACTGGCCGGGTCTCCATGATCGGTCAGGGTTCTGCGCCCATGACCTCGCTCAGCAATCCGTCCGCGTGGCAAGCTGCCCTGGAGATCAAAGACGCCAATGTCTCCCCGCCCTCCTTGCTGGCCTCGTGGACCCGCCAACCACTCAACGCGGCGGCCAAGCTGAGGCTCGATCAGGGACAACTTGTTTTGGAACAAGCTCGGGTCCTCTGGGCTGGTCAACCTCTCAACGGATCAGGCGAACTTGGTCTCACCGCGCCTTACAACTTCACCCTGCGCTTAACGCTCACCGATTGGGACGTGCCCCGACTGGCGGCCCAACTTGCGCCCCAATTAGCCGCCCGCCGCCCCGAGGGTCAAATCTCGGCGACGGTTGATCTCACAGGACAGCTTGATCCTCCGCTTGTCACCACCCAGGGACGCGCATTGGCAACTCAGGCGCGCCTCGAAGGCCGCGCCTTGGGTCCTGTGAGCGTGGCGTGGCGTCCATTGGAACGGGTCGTGGAGAACGCCAACCCCGGAACTCCCGCGACGATCGCCAGCGAGAACCTCGATCCCGCGCGATCCTTAGCGATCGAGGCGGAGTTGCTCGGCGCGTCCTGGTCGCTGACCGCCGGTCCGATCGCCACGGCTTCCAAACCCGACGGCGAAGCGCCGCCTCGGCTCGATCCTGCCGCCGCCCCAGCGTCCTCCCCCTCTCCTCGCTGGTGGTCGTTGGTGGGAACCTTCCGCAACCTAGATGTCAGCCGCGTGGCCCTGATGGCGCGGGGGGATCCCCCGCCCCATGCCGGGGTGACCTCTGCCCCTTTGGCGGGGATCGCGTCGGGTTCGTTCCGTCTGGTAACTGACGGCGGTTTGCCGAAGGGCCGGTTGCGGATTGTCGCCAATCCTTTGCAGTTCGACGCCCTAACCCTCCGCGCGGTCGATCTGAATGCCGTCTTGAGTTCGGACTCGCTCCGTTACGAACTGTCGGGCGACACCCTTCAAGGTCGTTTCGAGTTGCGAGGAGACCTACCGTTCAACGCCGAGGATGCCGCGTTGGCTCTTGATGGGCCTAAAACCGCCTCGATCCGCGCCTCCGAACTCGCTCTTGGCGAACTCCTGGCGGTGACGGGTCAATCCGAAATCCTACGGAAGCTGACCGGTCGGGTGAACGTCGCCGCGAACCTTCACCTCGACCTGCAAACCCTTAGTGTTCGGACCGGAACCGTGGCCGAAGCCCGCGACTTGGGTTGGGACGGATCACCACCGTTAGGCTGGATTCGCGCCACCGCCCGCTCCAGTCCCGATCGCTGGCGACTCGACCCCCTGGTCGGCCAGTTCGCCGGCGGCAAGCTCGTGGGCAACGGCGAAGGCAATCAACGAGCCGACGGAGTTTGGATGAACCGCCTCGACCTGACCCTCAACCAGGGCGACCTGTCGCAACTGATGACGGCGTTCGTCGATCCTTCGTGGGGCAATCGAGTCAAAGGACGCGTCAATCTTGATGTGCGGAGCCGCTCGGTGGGATCGACCTGGACCGGTAACGGCTTCGTTGAGGCTCCCCAAACGCGGATCGCAAGCTTCCCCCTAAACAACGCGCGGATCGAATTCGACTGGCGCTTAGGGTTGGAGATGGTTCCGCCGCCCCTTCAGATCACCGCCCGGCGGTTCGCCGGCAGCCTGGCAGGCGGGTCGGTGGTGGGCGACTTCGACTGGCGTTCCAGCGGCCTGCCGCAATCGCAGTCGCTCGACCTCAACGCGCGGTTCACCGAGATGAATCTGGCGGTGCTGGCCCGCTCGTTGCCCGAACTGCCGGGCAACGCCAGTGGCGTTCTTAACGGCACCCTCAAGCTCAAACAGGCCAACGAACGCCTCAGCGGCGACCTCAACGCCGAATTGCGCCAAGCGATGTTGTTTGAATTGCCGGTCTTCAGCCAAATCAGCGATCGAGTGGGTCTCAACCGCGTGGGCGTCTTCGAGCGGGGCCGCCTCACCTCGCGGATCGTGACCAACGGCCTGCTCGTGGAGTCTCTGGAACTGCAAGGTCCCGTGGTTCAAATGGCGGTGACCGGCACCGTCGGCTTCGACCGTCGGCTCGACCTAGAGGTGCTGGTGAGCAATAACCAGATCGTCACCGAACTAAGCCGGGTGTTGATTCCTCGGTTGCCGGTCATCAACCGCTTGGCGGGCGAGGGGGTCGGCGTGCTGGACAACATCATCGGCGTGTTGTCGGAACAACTGCTCAAGTTCCGAGTCACCGGCACGCTGGATGATCCCCGGGTCACGCCCGACCCCACAATTCGCGTGACCCCCCGCGCTGCGCGGTTTTTCAGCGAACTCCTCAACCTGCCGCGCAATCTAATTCCCTTGCCTTGA